GCCCAGCCTAGCCCGATATTTCGCAGTGCACCCTTATCTAATCGCATGACGCGCACTGTCTCCCGCCGGAGCTCTCCAGTGGCGCGGGTCTATACTCTAGAGCTCCGGAGCTTCGGCGAAGGTGCGCAATTAGCCAAGCGGCGATTGGCAGTCGCCAGATTGGCATTGTGCTGGCTagcagcaaagcaaacggcactcgagtcgagtcgagttgagttcCCGGTACTTTTGCGCATCCATTGCGGGTCACTAATGGAGCGAACTTGCCTGTAAAGGCCTTCAGATTTCGAGGTGTGCCAGGGAAATGCGAcgcagcagctggaaaatcGCCAATCgctaataataaacaaacaagctATTAAATCGCCGGCATGGAAAAAGTAAAACTGGTAAAAGCTTTTTCCTCAATCCAAAAACGTTTGGCAAACAGAAGTGTTTTGGCCCATGAGTCATTGGAATTGGGAACAACCCAACGGCCGATAAGGCCGCGAGATTGTTGACCATAAACTGGAGGCTATTAAGACTTGgttaatttctttataaacgCGTTCATATTTGGGGCTTAGAGCGTGGGTGGTCTCAAATTTTTGGAAAGTGAACGTAATCACGATCTCGTCTTGCTCTTGTTTCGCAGGAATCGCTATCTTTGGCCCACTCGCTGTCGGACAAACCACTGCCTCCATCACCTTTGATACCCACCAGCTTGGAGGGCGGCAAGGTCTCAGATCGCTTGAGCAAACTGAAGTGCAACTCGGAGAACTGGAAGCAGCGCATAGGTAAGTGCTCtcaaaagccagagaaaaCCAGAGAACaatataattgaaatgcacACCGTGCAGAGCAAACGGATGCCAAGAAGTTCACAGTCGCTGGCCGACTGCAAAAGAAGGCCCAGTCCCCCGTGGAGCTTCAGTTCGAGCGCTCGGCCAACGATGCGGCCAAGAAGTGCCCCATGCTGGAGGTGCGCAGCGCCAATCAGCCGCAACTGGGTCTGGCCAAGAGCCCCTCCATGATGGTCACCTCTAGCACcaatagcagcagcaagaCGGCGCTCCGCAGCCTGAGTGTGAATCCCGAGGAGGAGGGACCCACCAGCCTGAGTCgctccaacagcagcagctcggAGTCCGATGGCGAGCGCAACTCGCCTCACAATGCCAAGCAGAACAAGGagctggccaacaacaagagTGCCGCAGCACCCACCAATGTGGGCGCCAGGATTCAAGTGCCCCGGCTGGACGACAAGGAAACGTTCGAGAACTTCTTCTCTTCCAAGCCGAAAAAGGAGGAGAACGTTGAGCTCGAGATCAGCGCCTTCGATGACATCAAGCCCACTGAGCGGTAAGTTTCAAATGCCATTCGGAGACAGTGAATTCCAAATTCGAAATACAAATTTCCCTTTAATACAGTTTGGTAAGCAAGCGCCACGTGCAGGGTCCCAAAGGTCGACGAGCTGCACGCAATCCTCTCAAGAGTTTGGCTGCTCGTGAGGACATCAGCTCCGAGTACACAGAAATGAGGTCGGGCATAGCCGAGCGGGAACTGCGACGCCTCAAGCTGGAGTCATGTAAGTGAAGCCAACAcgatatgaaattaaatagcCAACTAATGCTATTGATTCCACAGATGGTCATAATGCCAACTTGGCTGCAGAGGCCATAGCCGGATTAGCCTCCATTGAGGACTTCAAGTCTGTGGCACTCCGCTCCTCGTCAATTCCACTGCAGCAGATGTGGCTGCCCCACAAGCCAGTGATGCTGCTCCATGTCAAGGGACGCACCCATGTCCAAACCCGACTGGTGGAACCCGTGCACACCTCTCTGAACCGTGGTGATTGCTTCATCCTGGTCGCCGGATCGCAGCTCTTCCGCTACGTTGGATCCTTCGCCAACGTAATTGAAATCTCCCGCAGCAAGAAGATCTGCGCTGCCATTGTGGAGAACAAGGATCTCGGATGCACCGCCAGCCAGGAGGTGATCCTCACGGATGGCAAGTATTTGAAGGAGCGCCAGTGGCGTCAGTTCTGGCAACTTCTGGGCAGAAAGGAGGATGACCAATCGGACATAGCCGAATGCGGTCATGCCGACGAAGATGACGTGTTCGAAAGCAGTCTGATCGAGACCAACAAGATCTACGAGTACCAGGATGAGGCCCTCGTTCCGATGGACAAATTCTGGGGCTGCATCCCCAAGGTGGACATGTTGGACACGCGTAAAGTGTTGGTCTTCGACTTTGGCAGTGAATTGTATGTGTGGAATGGCAAGAATGCCCCTTCGGATGCCAAGCGGGCTGCCATAAGATTGGCCCAGGAACACTTTGGTGCTGAGAACTCCGCGGATTACGCCGACTGCTACTTGAATCCCCTGAACTATGTCGCCATAGTGGGTCGTCGTGAGAACACCAAGTATGCCAAGAGGTGCGCTCAGCGTCCAGAATGGTGTGTTCTCGGCAAGATCACCCTGAACATGGAGACGGTGCTGTTCAAGGAGAAGTTCAGTGACTGGCCAGAGATAGAACGCGAGGATCTGGAGAAGGATTACCTTTCAAACGGAGTGCATATGGTGCGTGCCTTAAACGGAACCGCGCTGCACAAGGGAGAACCGTACCAGGAACCAAATCTGGTGCTCGAGCAGGCTAATttggggcgtggcaatttCTACTACGACACGGACACCATGCGGCACTTCGATGTGATCACCAAGTCCACGGACAAATGGCAGATCCACGAGTTCAACTTTGATGCGGCCAACAATCGCGACGACTACGGTCACTTCTACTCGGCGGAGAGCTATATAGTGCGCTGGATCTACCAGATTTCGGTCACGGTTCGCGAACTCAGTGGCAAAGTGTCGAACAGAAGCACTGTGGGTCGGGACCGGTGTGTCTATTTCACCTGGCAAGGTCAGGACTCGAGTGCCAACGAGAAGGGTGCGGCTGCCTTGCTGACCGTGGAGTTGGACAAGGAGAAAGGCGCACAGATGCGGGTGTCGCAGGGAGATGAGTGCACAGCTTTCGTCCGCCTGTTCCGGCAAATGTGGCAGCATCGTGGACGCAAGGAGCAATGCCTGGAGAGGCGCAGCGAGTGGAGGCTCTACCAACTGCAGGGCAACGTCAACGAGGAGTCCATCATCAAGGAAGTCGTCTGCGAGTCCAGTCATTTGCGATCCCGCAGCTCCATGCTCTTAATTCACGGCAGTCAGGGCAGTGTAATTGTCTGGCACGGATCGAAGAGTGCTGCTCACACTCGTAACGTGGCCGTAGGAGTTGCTCAGGATCTGATCAAGACGGTGCCTAAAGATCTCTTCAGCGCCGAAGCTGCCAACTTAACCGAGGTGGAGGAGGGTTCCGAAGACGATCAGTGCAAGAAGGCCCTGGGACTGCAGGATGAACGAAATGAATACGGCAGCCTGCTTAAGGCCACCAAGTCGTTCGATTACCAATTAAGGATCTTCAACTTCTCCAGCACCCAGGGTGTTTTCAAAGCGCTTGAACTGAGTGACCCGCTGCGCTGCCAGGATCTGCACAGTCCTTATCCATTTAGCCAGTCGCAGCTGTACAATGCAAGGCAGCCGACTATCTTTTTGCTGGACGACGGCGATGAGTTGTGGCTCTGGATGGGATGGTGGCCTCTGGAGGATGTGAAGAGTACGTATACTATTGTTAAAGATGTGTATGAATAGTAGTTAACCTTGGCTTACTTTGCTTATAGTAAACACCGATGAACGCAGCAGTCCCACCAACGACAATCGCGCTGGAGTAAATCGCTGGATCTCAGAGAGACGTGCTGCCCTCGAGACAGCCGTTGACTATTGGCGTGCCAAGCACGGCGAGGACGAGAAAGAGCCCTTCCACGGCATCAAAGGCCAGGTTGTGTGGGCAGGCCTGGAGCCACTGGCCTTCCAGGCGCTATTTCCCGACTGGACAGAACGTCCGGATGTAAGGGAAATCAACGAAGAGGTGCGGTGGCAAGAAGCAAATTATATGCAGTATAtctaaatttttttattccccCCCTGCAGGATGGGCGAACTGATGCTTCCATATCGATCGGCACAATGCTGGCACAAATGACACAGACCGAGTATCCCCTGGAGGTCCTCAAAGCGCGCCCACTGCCCGAAGGTGTGGAGCCCACCCGTCTGGAGGTCTACCTTAATGCGGAGGACTTCCAGGCGGCACTGGGATGCAGCCGGGCGGAATTCGAGCAGCTGCCCATCTGGAAACAGACCAAGCTGAAGAAGGAGCGAGGGCTGTTCTAGGAGAGAGGCACAATGCAACTTTATAGACTTGAACACAATCACAAAACACAAACCAATCACTTTTATAAGCACTTTTTGTAGGCGGCGATGCTTTTGCAACGGACACAGACAGATCTGAACTATCGTATTCTATAGGCCTATATAGTATAGCATATACACACGTGCGCATATCCCTATGTACTCTCTATTTTACACATATTACATAGCCTTTATATATGTAACGACTATTATGCAAGTGCACGATGCCAGGCAATAAATTTCAACTCGCTTCATTCGGTAGCTGTGCGGAGTATCGAGTTCTTCTATTATACACCTGTACATAATATTAAGTTGAGTTGTTTTaccattattttatttaatattttatcgATTTAacgaaattgcatttgttcAATCTCTGCAAACACCAAAAAGCCGACGAGCTCTCTCGTTATGTCattgttttcaattcgaaatcaTTTTAATGTTAGCTTTATTTCCTAATTGTATAACTATGTATTTGTGTTTATATTATGTTAAAAACTATTgcgcatatttaatttttattaaataacatttcattttattttaacttttcgtttttttatttggttggGAGACCTGGGTCATGAATCACCTGGAATTTCTGCTCACATGTTCTACCagaatttttttctgtacagctaaaagtatgcaacgttTTGTTTCTTAGAATTAAATATTGACAGCCCGAAGATATGCAATGAATCAGTAAACTGTAAAATTCTGTCcacctgctgctgtttctgatCACCTGGTACCCCGAGCCGAAAAATCTCCCATTTTACAACCGAGTTGACCACAAACTACCACTTAGGACACCAGGCGAACATAATCCTTAGTAGACTACTGCTGGGAGCAAAATTATCGTGTCCGCTATCTAGAATTTCTGTTTGCCTGGTATTTCATTCATTCTGAGTGTCCAGTTGGTGTCCATTTTTCCAAACAGCCTATAAGTATGCATTGATTATTTTCTTGGCATAACATACCACCGCCCAAGAGTATGCAATGAACTCGTGGATCTTTTTAACAGTTTGCCCAGCAACCTGCTGCAATTTCCACGCTGCAAACTTAAATGACGAAAATAGCTCAAATTGTGATATGGCTAGtttattttacataatttagtTAAACTATTCCCTAAGCTTATACTGTAAGATTTGGGACAATCCGGGTCATGTGAGTCTTAGATGCGAGCCTAGCGAATTAACTACGGTTAAATTTAGAATCCAACGCTACTTCCTCGCTTCGCTACCTAAGCGGATGCCATGTGGATTTCCCGGATGAGTCGGGAGACCAGTTCGCAGCATGCCTTTTGCCTGTTCTTGGCCACAGCCATAACCTAGatggtaataaaaataaaagttagtGGCTAGATCAACTAGCGAGACTCTAGGAACCCACCTCATCGTGGTTGGCCTCTTCGTCCTTCTTATCGCTGTACTCGGTGGCGCACTTATTCGTGATGAGGCTGAAGGCGAACACCTTCATGTCGCAGTGCCGGGCAGTGATGACCTCATGGACGGTGGACATGCCCACCGCATCCACGCCCATCATGCGCAGAGCCTTCAGCTCGGCGATGGTCTCGTAGTTGGGACCGCCCAGGCAGGAGTAGACGCCGACGTGGATGTTGGACTCGATGCCCATCGCCTTGCCGATCTCAATGGCCTTGTTGATCAGGTCCTTGTTGTACGAGTTCACCAGGGCGGGAAAGCGGGGTCCGAAGCGCGGGTCATTGGGTCCCTGGAGCGGAGAGTTGCCGGCGAAGCCCAGCATGTTGACGTGGTCATGCATCAGCATGATGTCGCCCACCTGGAAGCGTGGGTTGATGCCACCGGCCGCATTGGTGGCGAACAGGTACTCCACGCCGCACAGCTTCATCACGCGCACCGGCATCGAGCACTTGGCCAGCGGATAGCCCTCGTAGAAGTGGAACCTGCCCTGCATCGCCATCACAGTGGCGCCCTCGAGGGTGCCGACCACCAGTCGTCCGGCATGGCCCTCAACTGTGGATACCGGGAAGTTGGGGATCTTCTCGTACTCGAAGATCTTCGGGTCCTGGATCATGTCGGCCAAGGAGCCGAGCCCAGAACCGCAAATGATGCCGATCCTGGGGCGCATTCCGGAGCCCTTGGTAATGAAGTCGGCGATCTCCTCGATGACCT
This genomic interval from Drosophila teissieri strain GT53w chromosome 3L, Prin_Dtei_1.1, whole genome shotgun sequence contains the following:
- the LOC122615569 gene encoding purine nucleoside phosphorylase isoform X3, with amino-acid sequence MCNTDCCSNPKGKAGTKAALNTTNWSDIIPTPPSLLYPYEVIEEIADFITKGSGMRPRIGIICGSGLGSLADMIQDPKIFEYEKIPNFPVSTVEGHAGRLVVGTLEGATVMAMQGRFHFYEGYPLAKCSMPVRVMKLCGVEYLFATNAAGGINPRFQVGDIMLMHDHVNMLGFAGNSPLQGPNDPRFGPRFPALVNSYNKDLINKAIEIGKAMGIESNIHVGVYSCLGGPNYETIAELKALRMMGVDAVGMSTVHEVITARHCDMKVFAFSLITNKCATEYSDKKDEEANHDEVMAVAKNRQKACCELVSRLIREIHMASA
- the LOC122615569 gene encoding purine nucleoside phosphorylase isoform X1, producing the protein MTGYKVANGNGHSNGSTKETNGSNGHSNGHKLADYTAQENPTGNGKIQCELTHEELRALRVLNEDTYPYEVIEEIADFITKGSGMRPRIGIICGSGLGSLADMIQDPKIFEYEKIPNFPVSTVEGHAGRLVVGTLEGATVMAMQGRFHFYEGYPLAKCSMPVRVMKLCGVEYLFATNAAGGINPRFQVGDIMLMHDHVNMLGFAGNSPLQGPNDPRFGPRFPALVNSYNKDLINKAIEIGKAMGIESNIHVGVYSCLGGPNYETIAELKALRMMGVDAVGMSTVHEVITARHCDMKVFAFSLITNKCATEYSDKKDEEANHDEVMAVAKNRQKACCELVSRLIREIHMASA
- the LOC122615569 gene encoding purine nucleoside phosphorylase isoform X4, with the translated sequence MTGYKVANGNGHSNGSTKETNGSNGHSNGHKLADYTAQENPTMCSRDCCSGPGGSHRGNTCTDKKGAKSGSLAGEKIIPTPQSLLGNGKIQCELTHEELRALRVLNEDTYPYEVIEEIADFITKGSGMRPRIGIICGSGLGSLADMIQDPKIFEYEKIPNFPVSTVEGHAGRLVVGTLEGATVMAMQGRFHFYEGYPLAKCSMPVRVMKLCGVEYLFATNAAGGINPRFQVGDIMLMHDHVNMLGFAGNSPLQGPNDPRFGPRFPALVNSYNKDLINKAIEIGKAMGIESNIHVGVYSCLGGPNYETIAELKALRMMGVDAVGMSTVHEVITARHCDMKVFAFSLITNKCATEYSDKKDEEANHDEVMAVAKNRQKACCELVSRLIREIHMASA
- the LOC122615569 gene encoding purine nucleoside phosphorylase isoform X5, with the protein product MTGYKVANGNGHSNGSTKETNGSNGHSNGHKLADYTAQENPTMCSRDCCSGPGGSHRGNTCTDKKGAKSGSLAGEKIIPTPQSLLYPYEVIEEIADFITKGSGMRPRIGIICGSGLGSLADMIQDPKIFEYEKIPNFPVSTVEGHAGRLVVGTLEGATVMAMQGRFHFYEGYPLAKCSMPVRVMKLCGVEYLFATNAAGGINPRFQVGDIMLMHDHVNMLGFAGNSPLQGPNDPRFGPRFPALVNSYNKDLINKAIEIGKAMGIESNIHVGVYSCLGGPNYETIAELKALRMMGVDAVGMSTVHEVITARHCDMKVFAFSLITNKCATEYSDKKDEEANHDEVMAVAKNRQKACCELVSRLIREIHMASA
- the LOC122615569 gene encoding purine nucleoside phosphorylase isoform X2, whose protein sequence is MCSRDCCSGPGGSHRGNTCTDKKGAKSGSLAGEKIIPTPQSLLYPYEVIEEIADFITKGSGMRPRIGIICGSGLGSLADMIQDPKIFEYEKIPNFPVSTVEGHAGRLVVGTLEGATVMAMQGRFHFYEGYPLAKCSMPVRVMKLCGVEYLFATNAAGGINPRFQVGDIMLMHDHVNMLGFAGNSPLQGPNDPRFGPRFPALVNSYNKDLINKAIEIGKAMGIESNIHVGVYSCLGGPNYETIAELKALRMMGVDAVGMSTVHEVITARHCDMKVFAFSLITNKCATEYSDKKDEEANHDEVMAVAKNRQKACCELVSRLIREIHMASA
- the LOC122617717 gene encoding supervillin isoform X10 — its product is MEKVKLESLSLAHSLSDKPLPPSPLIPTSLEGGKVSDRLSKLKCNSENWKQRIEQTDAKKFTVAGRLQKKAQSPVELQFERSANDAAKKCPMLEVRSANQPQLGLAKSPSMMVTSSTNSSSKTALRSLSVNPEEEGPTSLSRSNSSSSESDGERNSPHNAKQNKELANNKSAAAPTNVGARIQVPRLDDKETFENFFSSKPKKEENVELEISAFDDIKPTERLVSKRHVQGPKGRRAARNPLKSLAAREDISSEYTEMRSGIAERELRRLKLESYGHNANLAAEAIAGLASIEDFKSVALRSSSIPLQQMWLPHKPVMLLHVKGRTHVQTRLVEPVHTSLNRGDCFILVAGSQLFRYVGSFANVIEISRSKKICAAIVENKDLGCTASQEVILTDGKYLKERQWRQFWQLLGRKEDDQSDIAECGHADEDDVFESSLIETNKIYEYQDEALVPMDKFWGCIPKVDMLDTRKVLVFDFGSELYVWNGKNAPSDAKRAAIRLAQEHFGAENSADYADCYLNPLNYVAIVGRRENTKYAKRCAQRPEWCVLGKITLNMETVLFKEKFSDWPEIEREDLEKDYLSNGVHMVRALNGTALHKGEPYQEPNLVLEQANLGRGNFYYDTDTMRHFDVITKSTDKWQIHEFNFDAANNRDDYGHFYSAESYIVRWIYQISVTVRELSGKVSNRSTVGRDRCVYFTWQGQDSSANEKGAAALLTVELDKEKGAQMRVSQGDECTAFVRLFRQMWQHRGRKEQCLERRSEWRLYQLQGNVNEESIIKEVVCESSHLRSRSSMLLIHGSQGSVIVWHGSKSAAHTRNVAVGVAQDLIKTVPKDLFSAEAANLTEVEEGSEDDQCKKALGLQDERNEYGSLLKATKSFDYQLRIFNFSSTQGVFKALELSDPLRCQDLHSPYPFSQSQLYNARQPTIFLLDDGDELWLWMGWWPLEDVKINTDERSSPTNDNRAGVNRWISERRAALETAVDYWRAKHGEDEKEPFHGIKGQVVWAGLEPLAFQALFPDWTERPDVREINEEDGRTDASISIGTMLAQMTQTEYPLEVLKARPLPEGVEPTRLEVYLNAEDFQAALGCSRAEFEQLPIWKQTKLKKERGLF